Below is a genomic region from Brassica rapa cultivar Chiifu-401-42 chromosome A08, CAAS_Brap_v3.01, whole genome shotgun sequence.
GCTTCCCTCTGAAATCTCCATGGCCGAAGTGCCATCGCAATAGCTTCACCAGTGCTTCTTTTCCGGCGACGTTCTTATCGGAGCGGTTAACGTTCTGCACCGGCAACGGCGATTTCTTCATTGTCTCCGATCGAATCTCCGGCGAGAATGTGCCGAGGCTTCCTTGACACGACGCTACGGAAAGTTAAGACTTAAACAACGTCGTCGTTTTAAGTTTTGCGCTAGGTAGGCAAACCAACCGGACTATTAAATTAGTTAACCGGTTCCATTAAACGAAAACCACCATCCTGAAGCAACTGTTAACTCCCGGTTCGGTAAACGCGATTAGTCCTATGTATTCGATTCTCAGTTCTTCTTTCCGTTTTTGGGTTTAGAGGTTTACGATCCATTtgagtatttttgaaaatttgattcGGTTTCAGTTAGGTTATTTcagtttttgaattattttaagtaGTAAAATTGAGAACTAGCTAATATCCAAAGTAATTTTGGATCTCATTCGATTTCGAATCGGTTTTGTTTTTCTAGTTAATTGGAGTTAAAATGTCAGAAATTCGAGATTTCAGATTAAATTTcagttttatgaatttttatataaaatttggatGGTtcagataattttaaatattttggataaaaatatttttatgattaatTCGTTTTTGGTatattgatttattaaaattttttgaaactaaatATAGGTAATAAACTATATTACAGAAATTTGAGTGTTAATTCGGTTTTTTTGTTCGGTTACTGTTTGATTTCAGTTTTCCAATCGTAGAAATATAGCATCTACTCGAATAATTGATGAGATTCAAACCCAAATtgaacttcatttttttttgttcagtttCGTTCGGTTTTTGGTTCCGATTGCATACATGTGCCCATGGCTAATCGTCACTGTGTTTTACTGATTAGCAATCGATATGATATGACATGTGACGTCTGCCGCATTAGCGTTACTAATGAACACCATGTCATTTAACGCACAGAAAACCGACATGAAAAAGACGCATAAGAATCTCCtatctattaaaagaaaatcatttgtcattaatgtgttcacactatatttACCACGTATCAGCCTCATatctattttaatttgaaaatgcTGACGTGTCGGTCTCACAATCATTTAACAATTAATGTGTTCATACACTATTTTTTAACCCAACCGCATGTAATTTAATGTGTTCACACACTATTTTTTAATCAGCTCATTTTTAGTttctgtatttttaaaatttatattaatgaatTGAAATTATCTCTGTACAACTATTGAATAATATCGTTTTAAAACAGAAatacaaaatcattaaaattcGCATCAACTAAATTGCTGGAATGATAATATTCTTAGCAACTCAAAGTTTCATATCTTTCTGAACATGGTCATGGTTGAGGTTTTTGTACATGAAAGCAACAAATAATTGTAATTGGTTATGAAATAAGGAAACTGAGGTAAAAAAATACTACACACAAGTATTGATTCTATAGTTTAACCAAGTATTGATTTTTTACGAAGTTTTCATACCAGACCAAGAATTATAAACATAATAAGATTGCTAGATAAAATCAGAAATCAGAAAAGctttaaaatgatagaaaattCGTGAAATTGATtgataaactaaaatttaagtGCCGAGTGAAGAGATCACATTATTTTACACGCAACTTTAACCTCTTTCACTTGATTGTATCATTGTTTACTATAGTTaccaataattattttataagaaaatacacGTTATTAGTTATAGACTACACCAATTTTGCAACATGCCCAACAGTATTGACACGACATCCAACCATTTTTTATTCGCATTCTAAAGTATAATCCAATAATTATGTACGTTAAATAAGCCaagaatatttgttttacaaCTATTTTACTTTACTTTATACTAGCAGAAGAAAGAAAGTATAGATAAAATATCTGGTAGACAAAATATTTGGATCCGAAGAACCAAACCGAAGTAGATTTGAAAGTGATACTAAGGAGAAAGTAAAACTGATTGCGTACTTAGATGGAtctaaaagtttaatatacagATAACCAGACTCGGATCTAatccaaactaaaatattttagatacaaaaatatctaattcacagttatataattaaatatattaattaatttaaattttatatctattagatattaaaaatatgaaaatatctaaaattgtCAACATAGTCACAAGtgaatatctaaaaataattgtaattgTTCAAAATTctgataatatttatttgttctccatccaaatatttaaattgaatcaatgcttatgtatatttaaatatttagtcttatattattcatttttttatgttttatattattttatttttggattttgaggaCTTGAGtatatttggatttttgttaaaaaatatgtaGTAAAAATAGGTATCTAAACtcgaatccgaaccgaatctgTAATGATCCGAACCAAATCTAAACTAAAATTTGCAAATATTCGAATAAGATTTAAATTTCTAAccttaaaaatctaaaatgcGAATAGATCAATTGAATCTGAACGAATATATAACTACAAATCTCTTAGTACAACAATTTAATAAACTATTTTACTTCGTGCACCGCGCAGATTACCACCTAGTGAAGAAGAATTCCATTTTCAACGAGGATTTATTATCATTAACAAAGGGAGAAACATTCTGATTGACAAAATATAAGGATTTGAgattaaaataaacaacaacATTCTCATACAAAAGGAGgataaaacatatgaaaacaaTTCTCAAAAGACTCCACCAACTTAGTAACACAACCCTGACCAAGCTTGAACACACTAACATTGTTTACATCCTTCTTTTCAGTAAAATATATGGCATCCTCCAAACATCCATAATAGTCACTAGCCACAACCGAGAAACAACTATCTGTCGCCATGACAAACGCATTATCTCCCAGAGACTTAACCTCAACCCATTCAACCAACTCCATGTCCATCTTATAAACCTTGAAACCAATAGTCCTCTCCACGTTAACTCTGCGCACGCGAAACGTCTTACAGAAACGATGAATGATGCACAGTTCTCCACAAAACTCCACGAGCCTCTTGTCTTTGCAATCATCAAACTCGTAGTAGTCCATTGGAGTCGAAGGTCCGTACTGAAAAATCTTGAGCTCGGATAAACTAATCCACCATATCGCGCTATTTAGGTCCAAGGCATAGATTTGACCTTTGTGGACTATGATGTCCGAGAAATACTCAGCTTCTTCATCTGAAACTCTTGTCCAAACATTATTACTACCGTCATTACTTTCTTCACTGTTGCACCACCAGATCTCCTTCTTGTCATTCACCCCGAAAACAAACTTGTCCATTAAAACAACTCTAGCGAAATTATACGATATGGATTTAGTCACGTCGTAAGACTGATGGATCTCTGTGACCGTATACTCCAAAAGATCTAAGGTTTGCTGAGAAGAGTCCATGGGGACACGAGAGAGCGGGTGTAGTAATTTTTTACGGGTTTCGGAGACATCTTGGGTTTTGATAAGCCATCCTTTGTTCCGACAGGACGAAAGAAACACACGGAAGAAAGCCGCGGGAGAGAGTAAACACGAGTTTATATTACTCAAGGGAGAAAGCACACGTACACGGTTGCGGTCATGGCGTTTGGGGTAACGTTTATGGATCGAAGACGCGGAACGCCAGGGTTTGCAGATGCTACGGACTCGGTGAAGCTCGACTTTAGAGAAGAGACGGCCGGCTATTTCATCGACTAGTTCTTCGGGCAAACCAGACCACTCTACGGATTTACTCATCTCTCTTTATTATTTGTTACGGTTTTTTTCTGATATAGTTTGTTAACTAGATGAATGATTTGAAGATTATGAAGATCtgtttatatatgtatactCTAAATATGATATGGAAAGAAATTATGTAATGAAagatattttccttttttgtgGGTCAGCTAAAAGATATATGGACGGACCTTGACTGACccccaaaataatataattacctTAGATATACGTGAATTTTGTTGTTTAATTAACTTTCTGGAATTTCATTGAATGTTTACcttgtaaaattattaaatagtaCTCATGTTACAAATGACTTCCACTTTTGACTTGaccatatatatttaatgtattttttactTAGAATTATTTGTTGTTCTCTAGCTACAAATCTACTCTATTAATGGGCAAAAAAGAAGTTTGAGAAATCATAtatttgaccccaaaaaaatcaatatatattactCAGAATGTTCAgtaataccaaaaaaaatactttagaGTAAGAGTGTCAAAATGAGTTAGCTAGCTCAACTCAGCGCAGTTCATAGTGAGCTCATATTTTTCATGAATTAACTCAGCTCAGCTCATTTATTATATGAGCTTTCATATGTAAACTCGAATTCATATCATTTAGATCATGAGTTAAATGAGCTAACTCGCgatcaaatatgaaaataaaaattataaaatcattataaataaaatatttttcataatatagtttaaaatttaaatattaaaaatccagaacattaatattaataatgaataaaactaaaacctaataaaaaattaaataaaatcttaatttgtgatccaaaaatatattcaacATAAGTCTTAAGATGATTCATTCAAACTTTTCAtctaaatcataaaaatatatatattccgcATGAGAATCTtagaaatattttgttttacattttaattctAAAGATATATAATATGAGGATTGTTaacaatattatttaatattttgtatgtttacattttaattttagaagataaacatgattaatatgaaaattatcttttcttacataagaaaaaaatcatccagacacacacacacacatatacatatatataaaaacagtCAAGCTCATGAGTTAGCTCATGTTCGTTAAAGATCGTTCATATAACTCGTGAACATATAATTCATGCTCATAAAAAACCGAGCTGAGCTGAATCCCTTACTTCAGAGTTAGAATTTCAGTTACAAATCTGGatattttcaattgaatgtttatattagtttttttgaaaTATAGGTTTTATATTAGTTGCTAGTTTGGCTTTTagagatttttaaattttcacaATAACACACGGCATACAGTATCATACAAGTTTTGAAAGATAATTAATCATTGCAAAAAAAAGAGACTAGTGAACATATGAAAACAACTTTGGGAAGTGATATTGATAATACCACCATCATTAAGCTTGAAAACTTTAACATCTTCATCCATATTTCCAATAGTAAACTACTTTTTGATCAGTCATCATGGTCACTGTAAAACAACTCTCTGTAGCCATAATGAGTGTCTTGTCTCCCAAGGAATTAACCTAAACCCATTACACCAGCTCTTAGTCCATCTTATAAACCTTTGAAACGAACTGTCCTCTCGTTATCAACTTCCCTTATGCTAAATTTATTACATAAACGATGAGCAGAGCAATGCATAAATCTGCACAATGACTTTCAGTACATAAAAACATAatgcttctttcttcttcatacACAATGACTAAACCAAAGTAATAAATACAATAATTGCATAAATCCAAAAGGTgattttatttctatttatttatatatataaaggagGAGTAAGTGAAGTTTCTTTCAGATCAATGGCCCTTTACTGTGTCTGATTGCTTCAAAACGTGCCGCCAAAGTATCATAGTCAGGCAGTTTTGGGTGAACTTGGTGACCGCTTGAGTCCCTTCTCGACTGAGGAGCCTGAGGTGGTGCTCGGTTTGGTGGGAGCGAAGAAGCACGACTCTGCAGTAATCCTTCTTCTGGCTCTGTCTCTTCCTCATAGTCTGACTCATCAAACTTGATCTCAGAAGTTGCAGGAGGAGGTAGTGGTGGAGAGTTGTAGCTGTGTCTCCTCCTCACTGCTTCCTTTGCTTCTGATTCTTCCTTGTGGTCAGATTCATTTACACACGGATTGTTGCAGCTGTGTCTTCTGACATAAGGTTTGGCGTAGTAGGAGCTTGTTTCAGAATCTAGGGAATGTCTTGTTGAACCTAGATGATAATGATCCTCCTTGGTGCTGTTGTCTCTTCTTTTAGCTAATAAAGCGGCTACTTGTGCTGCTTCAACCGCCTGCTTGGCTAATTCAGCTGCTGCTTCAGCCGCTGACTCAGTGCCATGATAATGCGTGTTGATGCTAGGATCAATGGGATCTTGAGAAGCACGTTCAACTGGTAAGCTTGAGGCGCTGACAAACGCACGTGGCCCATCCTGCTCAtacaagaaaaatattacatgttttaaaattctgattctacttaaaaaaaaaaaaagagagataaaaaGACACATACAATGGTTTCTTCTTGAGGTTTGAGAAGTTCTAGTTCTGTCTCTTTAGTATCCCAATCAACCTGAAACTCCTTTGCAATCTCCTTCATGACTTTCAGTTTGAATTCTCCTTCGGGACGCGTAACCGAAAGCTTAACAACCAACtacaacacacacacaaagagtCAAAACGTCAGTCCACATCACGTTAAGTAACCAGAAACAAAAGAATGTTACTTACCATCCGGTTAACCCCACAGGTAGGACGCAACTCAATAGCAGCAGATACAAAATCTCTTCCATACTTCTTCTCAAAGATGTCTTTTAAATCTCCAAGCTCCGGAATCTCAGAGCATCTAGGCGCAGCGAAGATTAAACTAGCAATGCCTTCCTTGAGATCCACAGGGCATTCcctataataaaaaaacaagtaaaagaaatttaatattacgtTGAAGTAAAAGAGTTGAAACTGACATGTGAACATACTTCTGTTTGGTGATGATAGCGAGTCTTGAAACAATGAGTTCGCAGAAAAGCTCAATGATTTCGTTTGCCGCAAGTATGTTCTGCTCCCTAATCACATGCTCTACCTGATTTGATCAGAAAGACAAATCTTCATTGAATTGAGTTAACTTGtgcaaaagaaaatataaatcaatCTTTAGATATTAATCCTAatgaaagaatatttttttgtactAATGGTGTGGTTTGAACCTGGCACAGGGGAACAACCAATTCTCTTTGGCAACCATTACACTACGAACACTTTTGTAAGAGAAAGTTAGAGAATGTGAAATACTCTGATTCGAGCAGTGGCATCTTGACCagactgaagaagaagagcaatGTCACGTCTCATTTGCTTCACCACAACTTGTCTCTTGTTCCTCAAAAGCTTTATTCGAGCTACAGCCATCTTCGCCGCCGTTTTGCTAGACAAAACAAGTAACAAAAAGGTTCATCAAAACTGATCGATTTATGTTACGAATCTAAGAATGTATAAATCTATTGAGAGAGTACCATTTGGAGGAGTTGAAGCCAAGacggaagagagagagactaagcTTGaatagcttcttcgtcttctccgaTGCTACTCCGGCCGCCGTCATTTTATCACCACCACCGCGTCTCTGACACAGAAGCACGATGactgaagaagaaagagaaggcacAATGGTGTGAGTGTTGTAACGCCAACGGTATTCAATGCTAATAGGAAAGTAACGCTCTTTTGGGTCCCACAAGAACTCACAGCCGAGACCACCTTTGACCTTGTCTTAAATATAGCCGTTGTGTCTTTAGACACGCGTTACTCACTCATTAATCTCACGCCATAAAGCAAAGACTTATCATGATTAGTTTTACTGATTATACAAATGGGCTTTATGTAATGGGCTGACTTTTTCTCGTGGGCTATTAATATTTTCAAGATCTTCTATACAAAtctttattttaagaaattatggATTCCTTTTTGACTATTTAATAGTCTATGATCTCTCTggagattttatttttatggtcAAAAGATAACATTAATTTTCTTACATGAATTTTTGTTCTTATCTGTTGGAAATGGACTACACCCTTTCACAAGATTTGCCAATTCGGCACATTAAGTTAGCTCAACCGTCTCAATTCGGCATCATGAGATCGGCTCAATGGCTTGTCACTACAATTCATGAGTCACCAGCTCGGCTTCGTAGCTTGGGCGACCAAAACAAAGACCCAAAGGCTTGGCCCAATCACTTCGCCGTTAAGCCCAATTTAGCTCATTAGAGCAAATCGATTTGGGCAAAAAGAAAAGGAGTTTGTGTATAAAAGAAAGACAAAAGGCAATAAGAAAAAGATCAAGACTTGAACACATAGAGACTAACGACTAGAAATTAAGGTTTGCttacttttactttttttttttttgctgatttgTACTTTTCCGGCTAACTCCGACGAGTACCATCCTATTTTTCCTTTGTATCTTCTGATCAATAAAAACGCTTTTGAAATAAACCACCATCAAATTTGTCTCTTATTATGCGAACTGACCTGACCGAACTCAAATTCAACATCACCACACTTTTCCAATTGTGTAAATATACATTGTCCAGAATATAGATCTATTCACATTTGTCTTTGTATTTTTCCAAGAAGATTATCAGGAGATAAAAACAAACCAATGGAGAAATTTGCATGCAAGTCTGCTTTCATCGTCCTTTTAGCTTTAGCTTGTAAGTTCAAagttgtatttatttatttatttttgggtaaatttttatttatttattttacataatatgcaaaaaaaaatcaaaagaatctCTAAGTTAATGATGGAAAACAATTAGATTGCgttatttatgtttattatcATGTGTTGTAGTGATGGTATCTGTAACAGTCCAGAGTGTTGAGGCAAAACGTATGTTAAACGAAGAAACTTCTCTGCCCTCGGTTGATCTCGAAGCTTCAATGCCGACGGTTAAACCACTAGGAGGGTTTGATTTTTGTACGCCAGAATGCAAAGAATTATGTTTTGGTACCGGTTGTTATTGCGAATGCCCTACTCCTCcagcaaataaataaattacatgATCAACTTCTCATAAAAAATTGTGAGAACTATGTAACAAACTTAGAAAAATaaatctctttttatttttgagatatTCAACAAAAAGATTTATGCCAAGAAGGATTCTCTTCTTAGTTGACTAAAAATATTCTTATTAATGTGGGTCACTAAtgactataaatttaaaatcattttctaGATCACCTTTTCTAACGAAGGTGTTGAAACTCTAAAACGAATCTATGTAACATCAATGGTGTTGTAAATTTTCAAAagcttaaatatttttgttggtCAGCTTTGCCACATGGCACGATCAAAGTAGAAAAAATTATTAggcaaatttttaattttttattttcactcAATAATTCAaactcatttattttataatagaattattttttcaaaaataataattatatcaaatttatatttttttataatctatAAATAAAGACTGCTCTCATTTCATttggataaataaaaaaatgtattttgatgaTAATCaactattttaattgttttaaataatattagtgttagtattatttaaaaaaaataagataggtatataaataaaataaaattattaaaagtcaTGTTATTTTAGCTTTTAAGTTAATTACAATCAAATTATTAATTTGTAATTATTATATtgtaaatgataaatatatgaattaaaatagtAGGTATgatgttgaatttttttaaacaaatcatTGTAGAAGTTAAAGTTAAAGAGAGTATTGAATGAATTAGGTGATAGAAAGTGAAGATGATATagaatgttaaaaataaaaaaaatggtgTTAAAAATGAAATGAGTGTTGAAACTATTGTAGAtgtctaacaaaaaaaaatattttatacttaattatattttatttttccattaATTTCAGCATCGTTTTCTATGAAGAATCGTTTCAACCTTCTCTCTTCAGTGTTGACCTCTTCTCCATTCCTTATCTGTTTTTGCCaatgttttattaataatgAAAGCTCTGAAAAGAGACGGCCACTGCCTAACTGGAGATGGTCTTTATCCTTTTGATTATTTCAACGATTCTGCAATAATTAAATTGCTTTTTATGAAAAATACTAACTAAAATTACTGATCAGCATTCGTCTCTCTTTACATTCCTCTTCGTAAGCGAAAAATTATAGATATTTAAACCTTTTTTGACTAATAGATATTTAAACCTTTACAAGAGTTGTTCACGCATGAAGAGTTTACAAAGTTACAACAACACACATCCTCTAATACATGGATGCATGTCTAAACTATCTTTCAACACACAGGAAAACAAATACCAAACCAAGATTATAAAACCACTTGATCTGGTCAAGAGCAAGAAGCTCGATTCtggttctatttttttttaagtggatAGGATGTTAAGAAGAGACACTCTAGCTTGTATCATCACCTTGAACAATCCTTCAAGTCCCTCTTCGAGCTCTTCCATGGCTGCCTCCACATCTTTCGATTTAACCACTGCACATTGAATCATCTCACTTACTTCCTCACTTAtctctttctcatcttcttgATCTTCCCTTGTCGTCACCACAACGACCTTCCCAAGCTCAGCTTCCATAGCTTCAAGCTCAAGGCAAGAAAACTCTTtctcatgatgatgatgatctatTCCTTTCTTCACAAGCTTCATAACAATACCCCAACCTTTGTGTTGATGATGGTTCTTACTCTTTAACCCTTTTGGCGACGACAAGAACGACAATACGGTGCGTAAGACGAAACAAGTGATCACACTTGTTTCTTGCATCACTCTAACCAAAGCACTCATGTCTTGATCATCACGACCACCACACCAAACACTACTCTCTAAACACGCTTCTGTCTCTTTCGACATCACCATATACTTCTTGATCTCCTTCTTGATCTCTTTGCGCGTCGCTAGGTAAGCATCAACGTCACCCTCGAGGCTAAACTCACCTCCCTTCTTGCTCCGTCTCAAAGCTGACTGAAGCTCAACAACACTCTTTTTGATCCTCGACGCACCGTCTTTAGCTCCTCCACAAACCTCCAAGTACTTCAACGATACTTCAAGAAGCTCATCCATCAAGCCACTATTAAGAAGAGCTTGTTGAGTTTCAGAAGAAGACTTGAAGAGATCTTCACTTAAACATCTATAAATCTCTGTGAGACCGGAGAGACCGTCACGGACCATCGTCCTCGACTCCAACGAAGACGACCCCAAAGCTCTAACCCTGGAGACCACTTCTTGAATCCTCCTAACACTTGGATGCAACCGAACCGGTAAGCTAACACATCTAGCTTTGTATGCTTTATGAAGTCTTGGAGACAATGAAGACGCATACATTTCAAGTAATAATGATAAAATGGGGGTTTTGAGTTATGCTTGTTTGGTACTTTAGTAAgggtttatactttatataaaTACACATCTTCAGTGACATAAAGGTCAATGAGGTAGGGCCTATCTAATTAGACTAAAGTGAAGACCATGTGAAGTGAGTATGGGTACTTCACTAAGGAGGACCAGAACACGTAAGACTCATTAAATGCTATATGTTTGAATTTTAGTTGAATCCTTGACGAAGTTCGATGTTTCGGTTTCGATTTACTGAAACCGAAACCTTTTTACACCTCTTTTCATGTACCGAAGCCACCGTCCATTTACGATCCTTTAATATTTTGTCATTATTTAATTAGCTTTTATCATCGTTGGATTTTTGTAAggctatttatttattttgtgtgtgtGGGACTGTGGGGTACCTCAGTCTCGATTGAATTTAATCAGAAGAAAGATCTTGgcaagattttgttagattattaaatgatatatatgtgGATATGCTATTGCATGGATGCTTTGGTCCCACGCAATGGACGATGCCTCCCTTAAGTAACACCGTCACACCTCACCACCAATTACGTTACCATGAATTTAGGCGTGTCCATTAGGTTTTCTGTTGATCAGGTTTAGAGTCTTTAAGCCTTTTGGTTTGAATTTGTGAATCTTTAGTTTCTCTTTAAGAAtcaatatgtatgtatataaattaatttaagtgAAGGCACTTTTGATACAATGGATGACGAAAGAATGAGTGATTTAGCTATACcaacatttaaattttttaaagatattattaaatttttcctGATTATATAAAATTCGTAATGAAGTATGACGTATATTATGATACGAATCCAGATATGTGTAGAGTGTAGTCTGGTACAGATTTGATTAAT
It encodes:
- the LOC103834941 gene encoding uncharacterized protein LOC103834941 — encoded protein: MTAAGVASEKTKKLFKLSLSLFRLGFNSSKCKTAAKMAVARIKLLRNKRQVVVKQMRRDIALLLQSGQDATARIRVEHVIREQNILAANEIIELFCELIVSRLAIITKQKECPVDLKEGIASLIFAAPRCSEIPELGDLKDIFEKKYGRDFVSAAIELRPTCGVNRMLVVKLSVTRPEGEFKLKVMKEIAKEFQVDWDTKETELELLKPQEETIDGPRAFVSASSLPVERASQDPIDPSINTHYHGTESAAEAAAELAKQAVEAAQVAALLAKRRDNSTKEDHYHLGSTRHSLDSETSSYYAKPYVRRHSCNNPCVNESDHKEESEAKEAVRRRHSYNSPPLPPPATSEIKFDESDYEEETEPEEGLLQSRASSLPPNRAPPQAPQSRRDSSGHQVHPKLPDYDTLAARFEAIRHSKGPLI
- the LOC103834939 gene encoding F-box protein At4g35733, with amino-acid sequence MSKSVEWSGLPEELVDEIAGRLFSKVELHRVRSICKPWRSASSIHKRYPKRHDRNRVRVLSPLSNINSCLLSPAAFFRVFLSSCRNKGWLIKTQDVSETRKKLLHPLSRVPMDSSQQTLDLLEYTVTEIHQSYDVTKSISYNFARVVLMDKFVFGVNDKKEIWWCNSEESNDGSNNVWTRVSDEEAEYFSDIIVHKGQIYALDLNSAIWWISLSELKIFQYGPSTPMDYYEFDDCKDKRLVEFCGELCIIHRFCKTFRVRRVNVERTIGFKVYKMDMELVEWVEVKSLGDNAFVMATDSCFSVVASDYYGCLEDAIYFTEKKDVNNVSVFKLGQGCVTKLVESFENCFHMFYPPFV
- the LOC103834943 gene encoding uncharacterized protein LOC103834943; translation: MYASSLSPRLHKAYKARCVSLPVRLHPSVRRIQEVVSRVRALGSSSLESRTMVRDGLSGLTEIYRCLSEDLFKSSSETQQALLNSGLMDELLEVSLKYLEVCGGAKDGASRIKKSVVELQSALRRSKKGGEFSLEGDVDAYLATRKEIKKEIKKYMVMSKETEACLESSVWCGGRDDQDMSALVRVMQETSVITCFVLRTVLSFLSSPKGLKSKNHHQHKGWGIVMKLVKKGIDHHHHEKEFSCLELEAMEAELGKVVVVTTREDQEDEKEISEEVSEMIQCAVVKSKDVEAAMEELEEGLEGLFKVMIQARVSLLNILST